The Sphaerodactylus townsendi isolate TG3544 linkage group LG11, MPM_Stown_v2.3, whole genome shotgun sequence sequence GACCCAGTTGCCTTCCTTATATCGGATGGTCCCCAGAGAAGAACTGCAGCACACAGGGATGGTCCAGCTCCTCTTGCATTTCCAGTGGACCTGGATTGGGACCGTAACTGGAGATTATGACCTGGGAGATAAGTTTCTGCAGACCTTCTTACCTATGCTTTCCGAGAAAAATATCTGTGTAGCCCTCATGGTCAAAATACCATTATTAAACTACGTTGTAAATACGATGGAATTATGGATAATCTGGAAACCACTGTACTATTCTTTAATAAGATCCACAGCGAAAGCATTTATTGTAAATGCAGACCGTAAAACAACTGTACATTTTCAATTTATGCTGTTCATTAATTCAATCTATGAAGACATTCCAGAAGCATCCTTAGCTAAGGTGTGGATTATGACAGTTCACTGGGAATTCTCGTCCCTGTCACTGCATAGAGGTTTGGATATCAGTGTCTTCCACGGGGCCTTATCTTTTGCCGTTCACTCAAAGGAAATCACGGAGTTTCCAAAATTCCTTCGGTTCCTGCAACCTAATTCACCGAATGGGGATGGTTTTCTCAGACTCTTCTGGGAACAGGCATTCAACTGTGTGTTTGAGGACTCCTCTGAGACACTGAAAAGCAGTGATATTTGTACAGGGGAAGAGAAACTGGAGAGCTTACCTGGAATTTTCTTTGAAACAAGTATGACCAGCTTCAGCTACAGTGTCTACAATGCAGTGTATGCCATAGCACATGCTTTACATAAGGTTTATGGGtacaggggaaaactgggatTAAAGGAAGACAGAGGAAGAGTGGATTTTCCACATCCTCAACCCTGgcaggtatttttttttacatcccaTGAAGTCTCTTTGACGTGACTATCTTAATGTGTGATAACATTCAATTCCAGCAATATGTTAAGTCTCGAACCTTAAGTCAATATCCCAAAATAATATGCGGTATTTTTAATAGATTAGTTTGAAGGTTAGGAATGGAATGAACTATTTAGAACTatattagagcaggggtgtcaaactctggccctccagatggtcatgaactacgattccatGAAATCATAGGGGGATTCCTCACAGCCCAGATACAATGTTTGTGGGATGTTATAAAAaggattttggggaagaactttttcccaaaatgagtttgcttATTAtgttcctctcaacccaggtttttaaaaaatcactaaattagcaatcttttcccccgaACTtgggttgaagatgattcctgtCTGCTGAGCAAacatcagaatgcaggaaattcTTCATTTTTCCTACTCAAACCTATACTTTTCTTTCTGTCACTCATGGCTGCcaatttgtgtgctgcaggaCATTTTCCATGGCGATTCCCTCTCCGCTTGCAGCTCTTTCTTGCacaatttcattgtaaaaattatATTAAGAAAATTTGTTATGACTAGCAAACATACACgcatcatttttcctttgttttgttttgagggggatatctATAGAACTACGGTGACACAagtatgcacatattgcagcttctctaatcatgtcgcCATAGCTTTGCAAACATCCGCctgaaaacaaaagtaaaaaacaaatgaCAAGTAAGTAGGATcactgtgaggggaaaaaaaccctttattcatctactttttacagcgaaaGCAGAGGAAAACTCCGTGGGGAattttcatggagaatctgcagcaacaaacaaaatggcgggcacccCTGTGGAACTGAGAAGAGCTCTGggcagcaggaaagaaaaaaagatctgttttggtttGCAATGCTTGTCTTCTCAGGGGCTGTGgggacacaaaatgccaaaatggatctttttataatgtcctaaagatgttccATTTTGTACTGTGCCAAATCTACCATTGTCCATTGGACAGCCAGCTGTACGAAGGGGCAGGTCCATGTTAACCACAtttattggtccatgcagaaagTGCCTGTCAAACTGACAAGAGTTCCGCgcagcaaacaggaaaaaaatatgtttgggTTTGCAATGCTTGTCATCTCACGAACTGTAGgaacacaaaatgcaaaaatagatctttttaaaacatcctaaagatTTTATATTTTTTCCCCTGGGTGGAATGTACCAtcatccatgaatatctggaggaccagagtttgaCATCCTGGTATTAGAAGGAATGTTGAAAAGAACAGCACGTTCTTTTTATCATTTAGCAAAAtcaacatttctctctttctttttagaTGCACCCCTTCCTGAGAAGTATCTCATTTAACAACAGTGCTGGGGATCTGGTGTGTTTTAATGAAAATGGAGAACTAGCAGCTGGGTTGGATATTATAAACTGGGTGACTTTCCCCAATCAATCCTTCTCAAGAGTCAAAGTAGGAACGCTGGATCCACAGGCTTCACCAGGTAGTGAGTTGAGTGTTAAAGTGGAGGCCATCACTTGGCCCAACGCATTTAATCAGGTGGGACTGAGATCGAGGTTACCAAGTAGAAATGCAAACCATCATTATCAGGCTCTCTAGTGTGTGTTTTACTCAAAGCTGTacaaaaaggaaggggagagtgaaATGGAAACACTGCAGTACAATGCACAGAAACAGAGGGCAGACATCAGGTATCCCCAATACTATGAAGATCACAAAAATATTAGAGAGCTTTTAGAGGAAGAAGTAAAACTTTACCGAAACCAGGAGGTAACTGGAACCTGGAGGGGAGGTAACTGGAACCTGGAACCTGGAGGGGAGGAAAGATGTGGCCAACAGGAAGCTGTGATTGCAGCAGGCAGTGGAAAAAAAGTATGCATTAAGGAATGGTAAAGGCAGCTAAACAGtgacgaagccaccagggggcggggggtgcgcaatgcaccatgcgtaccgattctggtcacatgggggtggaaaaaactTCCCCAGCCCCctgcgctccccccccctttccccccccccccccccccgcccccccccccccatggtgcacccccccacggcgcaccccccactgacttttaggaatggaacatcccagagaagaagcctgcctgcgttgcctgggcctgatgggaactacatttcccaggggctgctgaaaaatgtagttcccaccaggtccaggcaatgcaggcaggcttcttcggcctgctcctttcctaaaagtggaatgggggctgcggggggggggcctGCGGGGCGGGGGGCTGCCCGGGGGCGAAAAAGCCGGAGTGTGCACGGGGCACACTCtagcctagctacgcctctgcagctaAATGAACTTATCCATTGAGCATGTAacgtgtcatcaagtcacagttgacttatactGACCCTgtagcatttttaaagcaagagatgagcagaggtggcttACCGTTTCCTGCCTCTGGAAAGCAACCCTCAACTTCCTTCGTGGtctcctgcttagtttctgaaattcGAGCTTTCAATATCTCGTGAGGTGAGGGCAGCTTGGGCTATCCAAACTGGATCTCGTCCCTAACCCTTGTTTGAAAGGAACTTTCTCCTGCCATCAATGTCTGCAATGCACAGGCTCTGGCTGGTAGAAAACtgtgtctacagcaggggtagggaacctgcggctcgagagccgcatgaggttcttctgcccttgcactgcggctccatgagctgagccgccggccccatccttgcctgccctgcaggcagcatggcgggtgcaccaactgcccacgcccggctgggccgtgccgcgggcttccactctcccccgccccattggagtggggcgggcgctttcctggcggccggtaaggccgagccactggcttcatcatTGCctaccctgcaagcagcagggcgggcgcactaattgcccgtggccagctgggctgcgccacgggcttcccctctctcccgcccTGCTgaagcggggcaggcgctttcccggcggccggcgaggtcgagccgccagcttcatccttgtccaccctgcaggcagcagggcgggcgcaccaattgcccgcggccgggcTTCccggacttcccctctcgcccgccccgttcgagcaGGGCAGGCACTTTCCTGGAGGCCAGCAAGGCTGagtcgctggccccatccttgcccgccctgcaggcagcaggacggacgcatccacgcgcttctcagaatgaccggagtaaaaggtaaaaaaaacccaatatatatagtgttatctttattttaaatgtcaaaatttatttgcggctccaagtgttttcttttcccgtggaaaacgggtccaaatggctctttgagtgttaaaggttccctacccctggtctacagctaGAGTATAGTGATAAAGGGCAAGCAGTTGTGATATTGAATTAAGGGGTTGATCTTTTAATGTCATTTTAGTTCAGAAAATGTTATTGTCAGGCTTTAATTATCTGTTTTTATGATCCGTGAGTTATTGCAGGGCTCAGTTGTTAATggtggattttaattaatattgaaCTTTAAGAAGAAATTTCTCTTCAGCGAGAGTTCGGCTCCAACTGATTTGAAACCATAAACGAAATAAAACGTCAAGGTTAAAATCTATTTACCATTGACATCaatgaaaaagaataaaaataggaaATTATTACTTTTAAGGcaaagaatatatattttttgaaaaaaataagaaGATCTGTATAAAatttctctgcacttctctgaCCGTCAGCTCCTCCTGGACCTCTGACCTTCAGCTCCTCCTGGACCGGAAGAGAAGAAAGCTTGTAGACTTTTCATGAAGGCAAAGAAGTcacacattttcttttaattttatgaCTAGGTGATGCCCTGGGCTGTGTGTAATGACAACTGCCATCCAGGCTACTACAAACATAAGAAGGAGGGAGAGCAGTTCTGTTGCTACAATTGTGTTCCATGTCCAGAAGGGAAGATTTCTGACCAGAAGGGTAGGTGACATCAAGCCTTCTCTCATGAAACATTGGGTAACATCTTTCGTCATTCTTTTTTTACTGCCTCTTGAGTTCTTCAATAGCACTAGGAAAGTGATGGCACAAAAATACACAGAATTTCACAGAACGATACCTTATATCCTCACGTATAAGTCTCCttctttgtgctgaaaaaagcccccctcgacttagacgcgagtgaacgggtggcgagcgggtgggggaacgggtggcgagcaaaccaaggctgggagctgagggtgtttttctgcacctgctccctgctatgtggacacaaaggcagctcccaggtaagccttgggctgttgcttcgctgcactacaggtggccagtagcttcattcacagtgaatattcagtgaacaggtgtgaatattaaatattaaatttatatgttacagaatttttgttcaggccaggaagctccaagaatgctagggagccatactcattgggaaatccgcaccattggagcccatggtggcaggaatcccccccaaaCACGGGGTGCCCTGGggggcagccactgccagcacctttttcGACCCCCACCCAATGTTTTCAGAAAGCAgatgggacttctgtccagctgagcttgcagacctgcaaaaactTGCTTTGGAGcagtggctgccatcaccacgccaGCATCtccactgtgtaatgataagctatccctGTTCAAGGAGAACCTGCAgggacttttttaaaagggggatcttgttgagcatcttccgtATGAAACTCTGAAGTTTAGAGGAGCTTAGAGGAGCTGTTAGCTTAGAGGAGCTGATAGCTTGCATATTAAAAGGGTCTTCATCTAATTATCTAGGAGAAATCATCAACAGGTTTTGTGCAGTGATTAGAGTGTACGTCTGCAATCGGATAaatgctatggaagctcactggatagcCTTGGAGCAGTCACATACATTCATCCTAACATACCACATTGGGGgtttggataaaatggaggggacgGACAGTTATAAACAATGTAAAAAAATGTATTGCTTCATTTGGGTATCTGGGAGCATGAAAAGAAACTTCATGATTGACATCTTTGAAAGTCATATGTTCTCTCTTTCAGATATGGACGACTGTTTCAAATGCCCAGAAGATCAGTATCCCGATGTGAACAGAGATCAATGCCGTCCCAAACTTCTgaacttcctctctttctcagaaCCTTTAGGGATCACTTTAGTGTTCTTGGCACTGTCTTTTTCTCTGATGACATCTTTGGTGCTGGGAATTTTCATCAAAAACAAGGACACGCCCATCGTCAAAGCCAACAATCGGGACCTCAGTTACTCTCTACTGATTTCCCTCCAGCtctgctttctttcttccctgctaTTCATTGGCAGGCCTCAGCCAGTGACTTGCTTCTTACGACAAACCGCTTATGCCATCTCTTTCACTGTGACAATTTCATGTGTGTTGGCAAAAACAGCCACTGTGGTTGTGGCGTTCATGGCCACCAAGCCGGGGAGCAGgctgaggaaatgggtggggggaagactcACAAACTCGATTCTTTGTTGCTCCCTCATTCAGGCCATCCTTTGTACTTTCTGGCTTTGTACTTCTCCTCCATTCCCAGATGCTGACATGCATTCTCTCTCGGAAGAAATCATCATAGGATGCAACGAGGGGTCGGTCGTCATGTTTTATAGCGTTCTGGGGTACCTGGGACTTCTGGCTATGGTCAGCTTCACTGTGGCTTTCCTAGCCAGGAAGTTGCCAGATTctttcaatgaagccaagttcattgctttcagcatgctggtcttttgcagtgtttggCTGTCCTTTGTTCCCTCTTATCTGAGTACCAAGGGCAAATacatggtggctgtggagatcttTGCCATTTTGGCCTCTGGTGCTGGGTtaacagctttcatttttttccccaagtgctACATAATTGTTGTGAAGCCTGGCTTGAACCACAAGGGCCAACTTATGAAGAGAAATAAGTAGCCTTTCACTTGTTTTGGTAGTTTACTATTATCATTTCCCTAACTGTGATTTTGAACTTTGAGCTtcctgcagaatttttttaaaatgccagaagAGCAGCCAGGTTAATCTGGTCcactaaaaaagaaaacaagctgtGGCTCTCACTAGAAATATTTATACCAAAACTATTTAGTATCCTTTTTCTTCTACCAGAATCTTCTGGTGTTTAGAGATCCACATCCTCTTTTCAAGTTTGTTTCTCTGTTCTCACATGATGGTCACTTTCCTCAGCTTTACTTTGGCTTGTATTATAGCTGATTTATGGATTATTCCTCAGAGGAAAGGCTGTATTGAACGTAGTCTGGGGAACAGCTGAAGGATGCTGAAGGTAATAATTACTTTTCAGGAAAATTCTTGGAAACCAGTTAAGGCTGTTTAGGCCATGTTTCCTTGCCGTACAAAAACTAGGTGTGAGTCCAGTAACATCTCAGATACCATTTTTAAGGTATTAGTttttgagaatcaaaggggcATTCTGTCAGATACCTCGAGCTGTCCGTAGCTCAACATAGTTCTGGAAAGTTTATGACCCCCAAAACTTGTTGATGTCTAAGTTCCTTCTGGATTTTAACTTCTCTCTTGGATACAAGTGGCTGTAACGTTGGCCCAACAAGACACATTTTGACTGTCTTGGTAGGCTTTACATGACTTCATTTCATTCACTCTGAGTATTTCTAGAAAAACCATACTGTTACGCTTGTGCATGAAGACAGAGGTGGGTCCAGGGTTGACGACTACTAGCCGTGAGGGACAAATATGGCTTGCTGTGAATACTGCTAGTGGAGCCGGATCTGTCTTATACCAACCCAAACTTTGTTCTAGGAGAAACAAATCTCATATCCTCAAATGATAGGTACATGCTGTTATATTGTGGGGAGCTATCAACTGATAATATTCCCCTATTGTATTGTATAGCTATTTTATTAGAATCCCTTTGGGAAAATGCCTTTGCTTTGGCTTAACTTTTCACTTGTTATGTTGGTTGCTCGCTACAAGTGATTACAGcattgcagggcctgtaaaggatTTCAGTACAGAGAGGGGGTGAGAGAGCAGTGAGCAGTGTGTGTTGAGGGCTGACTTTCGATAGATCACAGGGAGCTGCTCTGCTACGTACGAAACCCTGACCCAGAAAAAGTTGGAAGAAACAATTGACAAAGTGTatctggggtggggaaaagaagaaagtgAAATATGCACATCTGATAGATGAGAACAAAAGAGGTGGATGTAGTGTTCACGATATTCAGACTTATCATGATTCGGCAGTATTGATGAGGGTGAAAGCATGGGTAAGACTAAATGAAGAGTCTACGCTATCATTAGAGAGCTACAAAATGAATAAAGCTGGCGTTACTACCTGTGAATCTTATTAAAGAATAGTATAGTGGTTTCCAGATTATCCATAATTCCATCATGTTTACTGGTATTTTGACCATGAGGGCTACACAGATATTTTTCGGGAAGAGCACAGGTAAGAAGGTCTGCAGAAACTTAGGTCTCTTAGGTCATAATCTCCCATTATGGTCCCCACCCATGGCCATTGGAATTGCAAGAGGAGCTGGACCATCCCTGTGCGCTGCAGTTCTTCCCTGGGGACCATCCGATAGAAGGAAGGCAACTGGGTCTTAATATTCATTACTGGAGTCAATGCACAGGAAGCcatctaaacaaaataaaacacattgtCCCAACACAGAGCTGATATAGTGTTAAATTGTAATGAATGTTTCTCAAAAGTTGGTGGGAAAATCCAATGTAGACCCACAAGCAAATTATCAAAGTTGTTTGAAAGCatgtgctgtaaaaaaaaattcttgtatCAATGGCATTCCTCCACACATACCATTAAACGTGTAAACCAGGAGTCTCCAACACGCTGCCCAGGGGTGTCATGgatcccagaagaagaagaagaagaagaagaagaagaagaagaagaagaagaagaagaagaagaagaagaagaagaagagtttggatttatatcccccctttctctcttgtaggagactcaaagcggcttacaatctccttgcccttccccctcacaacaaacaccctgtgaggtgggtggggctaagagtgctccgaaaagctgtgactagcccaaggtcacccagctggcgtgtgtgggagtgtacaggctaatctgaattccccagataagcctccacagctcaggcggcagagcggggaatcaaacccggttcctccagattagaatgcacctgctcttaaccactgcgccactgctgctccctactgaCACAACTGCTGATGGCCACCAAGTGTTTTAGGAAAGTGAGCAAAGCCCATTGGAGTTTTCCCCCAGCCATGCTACCACTAGTCCCTTAGAGTTTCCGTGGGTAACTTCTTTTTAATCGCACTTGGCTGTGCAGATTCAGAAAAACATTGCTTAGCAGCTCCCACCGAAAACAtggattcatattttttttttggtaaagtttGTGTTTGCCTGGTTTGTTTTGCACTTTCCTGCATTGAATTCTAGTTAGACATATTGTCACACCATCTGCGCCCCAAAGGTATTTAAAAATATCTCTTATACCCAAAAAAGACTGGCTGGAATGCAATCAGCCCTTAGCATgaagtaagcctcattgaacaTAGCAGGACTTAGGTTTGAGTACATATGGAtagaatgttgttgttgttgttgttgttgttgttgttgttgttgttgttgttgttatttgtttaatttaatataccgccctatccccgaagggctcagggcggtgaacaacataaaatatcacacacaaaatcatcacaaaattaattaccatagatacaattaaaacaacagttaatacctagcacagcgtcccacgaaacccttgcttaaaccctccccaatatatatataaaatgggtCCTGATAATATAAGAGACCCATATGGGGCAAATGGAGGGGCAGGggtagggggcagggggcaccctcagaggctggtctctccaaaggcccggtggaacaactcggtcttacaggccctgtggaactcaccaaggtcccgcagggcccggacagctggtgggagagtgttccaccaggccggcgccggagccataaaggccctggcccgagtagaggccagccacgtCATTGAGAGGCCAGGGACTTCCAATAATAGCACTGTTATCTTTAAAAGGGTAAACATTACTTCACCTCCCTCAAATTGGCACGTTCCCTCTGGATGTCTTGCCTTTGCTTGTGGCTAAAGAGGAGTATGAATGACCCCTTAAGACATATGTTTTGTTAATCAGATACCTACAACAATTCATGAATCTTTCCTGATGAAGACGGAGACAATTGTCTGATGTTGTGCATTTTCCCTCTGTGTTTCTGTACATAAGAAATCATAAAGTGAGCCTGCCACATATAAATAATAAGACTAATGTAAGAACATATTCTGATGCAAGGATGTTCGCTGCAGAAATGAGCAAGAGCTGTGTTGCCTTCTCACAAAACTCATGCTTAGGCTGTTTATAGTTTGCTCTTTTCAGAATGGAAATGAAGGCCAGAAGAGATAGTCAAATTCTCATTAATAAAGTGGGGGGGCCTGAAAGGACTTGTCCCTTCCCCCTCAGTGGTCAGGACAACTTTAAAAAGCTGTCCATGAGCCCCGACACTTGGGCTAGTTGTGTGGGTTGAAAACACAGCTATGCCTGACTCTGGCAAGTCCTATTTGAAGATGGGACAAAACAGGAGCAGGACATTTTCCATGGGTAGTTTGCCTTTGTACTCAACTTAGCTCTCCTttatagaaaccaaggcttgGGAAGCTTGGCAATATGGTTTCCTAGCAGTCACACAAATGACCAGTGAGAGCTCACAGAACAGTCTTTTCATAACACTGCAGTATTTTAAATTATGGCAATTGGAAACTATTAATCCTgttcttacatttttttttaacatttcagatttttctggagaCCTGGAACTTTCTTTTGATTTGTAGGGAAATCTTCCATCCCTCTCACTGGCTCCATTCTGTGCATTTCTTGATTCACAGTCAACGGCCTAGGTCAGAATAAGGTCTAATGATATGAGATTTGAAATGCTTCATGGGTCTTGCCCATCTTTTTATCTGAGATACCGTGTAGATTTCTTAGTCGCCATCTCAACAGATATTTCATAGGTAAGCCCCCCAATGACAGCAATCAGATTCTTTTGAAATTCATTTGAAATTGAAGACCATCCTATTTTGGCAGGTTAGAAGTTTCAGGGTGTTCAGAGAAGTCATCCTTGTATTCAAGTAACTGTCATGCATGTGGAAGCCCAGACTGACATTTGGGAGGAGGTTGGGGTTCTCATTTATCTCCTTCACAGCAAATACCAAGGACAGAACCTGTTGGTAGATCTTTGGAACAGTCCTAAAGGAAGAATCACATCAGGTATGACACAAATATTCAGTGCTCCTGgtacattttaaagtgtattcCCACTGCTCATCTCATGACTGCAGATATATTAAGGATACAAGTTTAAACTTTCTCAACCTCACATATGTGAGAAAGAGTTCTTTGAAAATCTTTTATAGGCTACAGTTCTTGGAAGACTTTTGATGATCTTAATGTATAGGCTGTACTTTCTCTTTGGCCGTGTcagtttccgcacggaggcggaaggggtcgggtcggcgtagtccacgccgacccgacccctctgggaccattcacatgaatggtcccaggATCAGccgagacgacggcgcagagctgcgccatcgtcagaTCAACTTagcagtcctgcggccctccaacATGTTGCcgaggccaagggacatgcccccctggcctgcacgaccgctccagagtcacagggcaaagggggcgtgtccccagtgacgtgccggagggccgcaggacaggtaagtcgcctggtcgtgggggaagggaaggcgcttggaagccgccgtttcccataaacctcacttgccaagcgaggttgggaaacagcggctttgcgccggtcgggaggcgcgagggcggcgcggctgcaaagcagctgcaccccctgagCAAATGGTTCcatggggacggcgtttttgccgtccccagggcgccataatccgcctgtgcggaaagggccagatagTTTAAAACAGAATAGGAAATATGAAATAACAGGGAATTGGAATGGATCTTAACTTATAGCAACCATCAAAAGATGGatcaaacctaaaaaaaaaaatcatcatataTATTCCAAAATCTGCCTAAGGATGCAAAGAAGTGTCGTATTAAAGCAGGGGAGGGTGGGTGTTTGATGTTTTAGTAAATCAAACATGCTCATAATGGGAGGTATGATTGAAAGAATTAGTAGAATACACAATAGAAAACTGGAGTAGGAAATACcacagtttaaaaacattttttaaaataagacaaTAGTCATTATATCTTGAAATAAAATTGAGACAGCTACGCCATTGGTTATATAAGCTATTTTTGAAGATTATGGCTTCATCTAAAAtgtattattaattgtattattttaaaaagggataagTTTTATCTTACAcgtcttcttcttccattttcattttgggATAATGCCTGAAAGATATTTCACCAAATAGACTAGCAAGAAATGAACCCATGGCTCCAATGATTTGGTCTCCAAACTGATAATCGTCATACTTCACCTTGCTAGGGTCTGTCATGGTACACAAGACACCAGGTGCAGCTTTTATAGTTGGAAGAACATGCAATATGAAAATTAAGAGCAACTGAAATACTATTGCCATTTCAGAGGAATCTAAATGTACCATGCACAGTTTTTATCAGCCAGCTTCAAGCCAAGTTACCAACTGATCATTTTCTTTGACTTTCCAGTATTTCAATAAGAAGTCATTGGCAAAGATTTCGCTGGTATACTCCAATCTGTTTCCAGTCCATCAGCAAAGAGATGAGTGGAAGAGGGGTATTTTATATAAAATTTCTGCTCTGAGTTGTTGATTGTGTAAGAGGCCTTGAACTATGCCTTCAGGATCTgacacaacataagaacataagaacaagccagttggatcagaccagagtccatctagtccagctctctgctactcgcagtggcccaccaggtgccattgggagctcacgtgcaggatgtgaaagcaatggccttctgcggctgttgctcccgagcacctggactgttaaggcatttgcaatctcagatcagagaggatcaagattggtagccataaatcgacttctcctccataaatccgtccaagccccttttaaagctagagaaAGTATATTTAGTTATTTGGAATAATCACAGTATTTAAGTCAACTGTccagatcatagagttggatgaggCCTTGTTCATAGGAGAAAGCTAGAAGAAAACGAGTTTTTTCGTTTTCTGTGTGTGTCGAactcagaggtccccaacctcttTCAGCaggtgatttgtttgtttttccagacCCCATTTTGCATAATCTTCTTGAAAAACTTTCCCTAACTGGGTATATGTAAACTAAAAACGTTCCTGGTGTAAGAAAAGAAAATCTCATCTCTTTTCTTTAAAAGTGGTTTATTATTCTCCCATCTTATAATAACTTTGTATGTTAACCATTTGGCGTTTCcaaaattttgatttatttaaaggGATTCTGTTCTGGAGAGCCACATATATTTTGAATTTGTATTTTTCCCAGATTTTGTAAACAGCATTTCTAATTATATGTTTGTTAAAGTTTTGAACTTTTTTAAAGAGAAGGCCACAAATATTCTTGCCAGCCTTCATCTAAATCAAATTCTTCCAAGTCAAAAAGTCTTGGATCCTTTAGTGTAATCCATTCATTTGTCAGCTCAGTACACATGCCTCATAATAAGTCAGAAAATC is a genomic window containing:
- the LOC125440556 gene encoding vomeronasal type-2 receptor 26-like encodes the protein MVPREELQHTGMVQLLLHFQWTWIGTVTGDYDLGDKFLQTFLPMLSEKNICAFNCVFEDSSETLKSSDICTGEEKLESLPGIFFETSMTSFSYSVYNAVYAIAHALHKVYGYRGKLGLKEDRGRVDFPHPQPWQLYKKEGESEMETLQYNAQKQRADIRYPQYYEDHKNIRELLEEEVKLYRNQEVMPWAVCNDNCHPGYYKHKKEGEQFCCYNCVPCPEGKISDQKDMDDCFKCPEDQYPDVNRDQCRPKLLNFLSFSEPLGITLVFLALSFSLMTSLVLGIFIKNKDTPIVKANNRDLSYSLLISLQLCFLSSLLFIGRPQPVTCFLRQTAYAISFTVTISCVLAKTATVVVAFMATKPGSRLRKWVGGRLTNSILCCSLIQAILCTFWLCTSPPFPDADMHSLSEEIIIGCNEGSVVMFYSVLGYLGLLAMVSFTVAFLARKLPDSFNEAKFIAFSMLVFCSVWLSFVPSYLSTKGKYMVAVEIFAILASGAGLTAFIFFPKCYIIVVKPGLNHKGQLMKRNK